The Sorangiineae bacterium MSr11954 DNA segment CCTTGGGCCCGCCCGAGCTCGACGAGAGCGTGCTCCGCACGGGCACCGCGCAGCACGAGCGGCTCGAGAAGCACCCGGGGACGAATGGCGTCGACATGTGGAACCTCGCGACCCGCCTCCCCCTCCGCGATCGCCAGCGCAGCATCGTCGGCGTCATCGGCATCTTCCGCGACGTCACCGAGCGGACCCACGCCGAGGAGAAGATTCAAGAGTCGGTGCGCCGGCGCGATCAATTCCTCGCCATGCTCTCGCACGAGCTCCGCAACCCGCTCAGCTCGATCGTCATCACCACCTCGCTCTTGAAGCAAGAGGACGTCGACGGCGAAGCTGGAGAGCGCGACAAGCTGATCGAGATTCTGGATCGGCAGTCGCAGCAGATGGCGCGGCTGCTCGATGATCTCCTGGACGCGAGCCGGGTGACGCAGAACAAGATCACGCTCCGCAAGCGCGTGGTGGATCTGGCCGCGGTGGCGAAAGACGCCGCAGACGCGGTCCGCAGCTTGATGGATGCGCGTGGCGTGCACTTCGAGGTGAAGATCGACCCCCGGCCCATGAACGTGGACGGCGATCCGGCGCGGCTGCAGCAGATCCAGGTGAACCTGCTCAGCAACGCCGCCAAGTACACACCGCACGGCGGTCATGTGACCTTCGAGGTGGCCCCCGGCTCGGGCGCGCAGGCGCAAAAGGCCATCATTCGGGTGCGCGACGATGGGGTGGGCATCCCGTGCGACATGCTGGAGACCGTCTTCGACTTGTTCGTACAATCGAGCCGCACGCTCGATCGATCCGACGGAGGTCTGGGGCTGGGGCTCACGGTCGTGCGCTCCTTGGTCGAAATGCACGGCGGCACCGTCACGGCGCACAGCGAGGGCGAGGGCAAAGGGTGCGAGTTCGTCGTGACCTTTTCCCTGGTCGCAGCGCCCGCCGACAAACCCCGTCGTTCGAGCTTCGCGGGCCGCTCGCGCGAGGATGGCTCGCGCCCGCGCGTGGTGATCATCGAGGACAACGCCGACAGCCGCGAGATGCTCTCGAGGGTCCTGGAGCTGGCGGGTTGCGAGTGCAAGAGCGCCGAGGATGGTCCGAGCGGCATCGCGCTCATCGACGCGGTCGGCCCCGACGTGGCCGTCGTGGATGTCGGCCTCCCCGGCATGGATGGCTTCGAGATCGCGCGCCGGCTCCGCGCCAACCCGAAGTACGCGCGCACGTACCTGGTGGCGCTCACCGGCTACGGTCAGGGCACCGACCGCGCCAAAGCGTTCGAGGCCGGCTTCGACGAGCACCTGGTGAAGCCCGTTCGCATCGACGAGCTGCTCGGGCTCATCTCCCGCCCGAACAACTCGAACAACTCGAACAAGAAAGGAAGCAACGGCAAGGTCGACGGCGTCCAGCGCCTGCCCGTATGGCGCCCCGAAGACCAAGACGGATGAGCGTCACTTGCACGCTCGTGGAAAAATGAAATTGATTTGCATTTTCATCGTGATGGGCCACCTTGAAACCCGCCATGAAGCCGCAATCCGTTCGCCTGGGCGCCGTGCAGGAAACCCTTCTCATTCCGCTCTACGGGCGCGCGCAGGAGACGCGAAAGAAGCGCGCCCTCCTGCGCGATCCCAAGGCGGTGGCCATGGTGGACGCCATCGACTACGACTTTCGCAAATTCGATAGCGCGCGAAGCCTCTATGGGTCCGTGCTTCGAACGGCCATGTTGGACGAATGGATTCGGGCGTTCATCGCTCGAAACCCGGAGGGGACGGTCATCGAAGTAGGGGCGGGGCTGAATACGCGCTTCGAGCGCCTCGACAATGGAACGATCCACTGGGTCGATCTCGATCTGCCGGACTCGATGGACCTGCGGAGAAAGTTCTTCCAAGAGACCGAACGACGCCGGCTGGTCGCCGCGTCGGTGCTCGACGAGGACTGGAAGGCCATCGTCCGAGACGCGCCAGGGCCCTACTTTTTCGTGGTCGAAGCGGTGTTCATGTACCTCACCGGCGCCGAGGTGCGCCATGCGCTGACGAACATCGCCCGCGCCTTCCCCGATTCGCGGATCGCCTTCGACACGGCGGGCCGCCACATCTTAGCCAACCAGCATCGCCACGACGTGATGAAAAAGATGGAAGCGCGCTTCACGTGGGCCTGCGACGAGCCGCGCGAGCTCGAGTCGCTCGGTCTTCGCCTCTTGGACTCGCGCACGCTCTTGAACCCGCAGCCCGATCTGGCGGCGCGGCTCCCGTTCGCGCACCGCTATTTGATGCCGCTCATGTATTCGTTCATTCGCAAAGCCATGCGCGCGTACACGATCAACCTGTTCGAGACCGCGCCCCACTCAACGGAGGCGGCGGCGCGCCCATCGCGTGAGGCGCCGACGGCGGCGTGATCGGGAGTCGTCATTTGACGATGGGATTTTGCGCCTCGAACGGCGCGCGGATGCGCAGGCGGGTGCGGCCGAGCTCTTTGGGAATGGGCTCGAAGGGAGACGCTTTGCGGATGGCGTCGGCGCAGTTGCGGTCGAACTCGTCGATGCCGCTCGGCCGCAGCGGCGGCCAGGAGACGCGGGCGGAGCCGTCGCGTTCGATGGTGAACTCCAGGATGACGAGGCCCTGTTTCAGCTCCAGCAGGGCGCTGCGTGGAAAGGCGTTGGCCCACAGCGGGTGAAGCTTCGCGTGCAGGCGCCGGAAGTAGGGCATGACCCGCGGATCCCTCGAGTTCAAATCGAAGTAATCGCCCTCGCCGGTGCCGAGGGGCATGGCGTGGGAGCCGATGCCGGTGGCCGCGCCCGCGCCGGGTGCGCCGCCGCCGCTGGTTCCGCCGTTCCCCTCGCCGGCCATGCCGCCCGCGGTGCTCGCGTGAACGATGGAGCGCACCGCGGCGGCGACGGATTGATCGCTGTCCACGTCGTCGCGCTCGCGCG contains these protein-coding regions:
- a CDS encoding class I SAM-dependent methyltransferase is translated as MKPQSVRLGAVQETLLIPLYGRAQETRKKRALLRDPKAVAMVDAIDYDFRKFDSARSLYGSVLRTAMLDEWIRAFIARNPEGTVIEVGAGLNTRFERLDNGTIHWVDLDLPDSMDLRRKFFQETERRRLVAASVLDEDWKAIVRDAPGPYFFVVEAVFMYLTGAEVRHALTNIARAFPDSRIAFDTAGRHILANQHRHDVMKKMEARFTWACDEPRELESLGLRLLDSRTLLNPQPDLAARLPFAHRYLMPLMYSFIRKAMRAYTINLFETAPHSTEAAARPSREAPTAA